A section of the Anaerolineales bacterium genome encodes:
- a CDS encoding short-chain dehydrogenase, with translation MSNIDGKVVLVTGATSGIGLYTALELARMGALVTILGRNEAKCQASVAWIQEQVHNPSVDYLLADLSSQVQVRAVAATYHDRHDRLDVLVNNAGGFFLRRTLSSDGIEMTFALNHLAYFLLTLLLIDLLKQSPGARVINVSSGSHQGGELDFDDLQQHRFYNPAQAYGRSKLANVLFTYELARKLVDTHITANALTPGMVATDIWKKVNRWLTPLISPVMQRIGQTPLEGAQTSIYLAVSPDVEGVTGQYYANCEPVRSSPESYDMQAAWRLWQASLELTSLSDPLH, from the coding sequence ATGAGTAATATCGATGGAAAGGTGGTGCTCGTCACAGGCGCCACCTCCGGCATTGGCCTGTACACTGCCCTGGAGCTCGCCCGCATGGGTGCGTTGGTGACGATCCTTGGGCGCAACGAGGCTAAATGCCAGGCTTCCGTGGCCTGGATCCAGGAACAGGTGCACAATCCCTCGGTAGATTACTTGCTGGCTGACCTGTCATCCCAGGTCCAGGTGCGGGCGGTTGCTGCCACTTATCACGACCGCCACGATCGCCTGGATGTCCTGGTAAATAATGCCGGTGGATTTTTCCTCCGCCGCACACTCAGCTCGGATGGCATCGAGATGACCTTTGCACTCAACCACCTGGCCTATTTCCTGCTGACCCTCTTGCTCATCGACTTATTGAAACAAAGCCCCGGCGCACGGGTGATCAATGTCTCATCGGGCAGCCACCAGGGCGGGGAGCTGGATTTCGACGACCTGCAGCAGCACAGGTTCTACAATCCCGCGCAGGCTTATGGGCGCTCAAAGCTGGCAAATGTCTTATTCACCTACGAGCTGGCTCGTAAGCTTGTTGATACTCATATCACCGCCAACGCTCTGACACCAGGGATGGTGGCTACCGATATCTGGAAGAAGGTCAACCGCTGGCTCACTCCGCTCATCAGCCCCGTCATGCAGCGTATCGGGCAAACTCCCTTGGAAGGTGCCCAGACCAGCATCTACCTGGCTGTCTCACCTGATGTCGAAGGCGTTACTGGCCAATATTATGCCAATTGCGAACCAGTTCGCTCAAGCCCAGAATCGTATGACATGCAGGCTGCCTGGCGCTTATGGCAAGCCAGCCTGGAGCTCACTAGCCTTTCCGATCCCCTTCACTAA
- a CDS encoding cell division protein FtsZ, with protein MIYNFQHKSSYPFTLPDDTEPLNGNIHKPSLKVLGLGGGGSNAINRMIELGLTGVDFIVANTDAQALHNSLAPTKIQLGPKTTRGLGAGGNPEVGQAAAEESTKLIAAALEGADMVFLTAGMGGGTGTGSIAVAAKIARSIGAVTIAVVTMPFSFELGRRQRNASEGIMRLSPNTDTLISIPNDRLLDVAPRDLPLDTAFRLADDVLRQAVQGITELITTPGMINVDFANVRNLMKMGGGALMSIGQGDGEGKAMQAVEQALHHPLLQTTSIENAAGMLVNFTCGGELALYDVQAALSHLQAQAGGRAEIVLGVVNDERLQDRVEVILVITGLGSTTLEETLSRLDTRQTPLERKAPVASEKYDFNMPEFLTDEPMREEVSVGSNDLDIPAFLRRGRKIDVRTIG; from the coding sequence ATGATCTACAACTTCCAGCATAAATCTTCCTACCCCTTCACCCTTCCCGATGATACTGAACCACTGAATGGCAACATTCACAAACCCTCACTCAAAGTACTGGGCCTGGGAGGAGGTGGCTCGAATGCGATCAACCGCATGATCGAACTCGGGCTCACCGGCGTGGACTTCATCGTGGCCAATACGGATGCCCAGGCACTCCATAACAGCCTGGCACCAACCAAGATCCAGTTGGGTCCAAAAACCACGCGGGGCTTAGGTGCCGGCGGCAATCCAGAAGTCGGCCAAGCTGCAGCAGAAGAGAGCACTAAGCTCATCGCAGCTGCCCTTGAAGGGGCTGATATGGTTTTCCTGACCGCTGGAATGGGCGGTGGTACTGGCACGGGTTCGATCGCAGTGGCAGCCAAGATTGCCCGATCGATCGGAGCTGTGACCATCGCGGTCGTGACAATGCCGTTTTCATTTGAGCTGGGTCGCCGGCAGCGGAACGCATCGGAGGGCATCATGCGCCTCTCACCCAACACCGATACCTTGATCTCCATCCCCAATGATCGGCTCCTGGACGTGGCACCCCGGGACCTGCCTTTGGACACAGCCTTCCGGCTAGCAGACGATGTCTTACGCCAGGCAGTGCAAGGAATCACTGAGCTGATCACCACTCCCGGTATGATCAACGTTGACTTTGCTAACGTCCGCAATCTGATGAAGATGGGCGGTGGAGCGCTCATGTCTATTGGGCAGGGCGATGGCGAAGGCAAGGCGATGCAAGCCGTGGAGCAAGCCCTCCACCACCCACTCTTACAGACTACCTCGATCGAGAATGCAGCTGGCATGTTGGTCAACTTTACCTGCGGTGGTGAGCTGGCACTCTATGATGTCCAGGCAGCCTTATCGCACTTGCAAGCCCAGGCTGGCGGAAGGGCTGAGATCGTCCTGGGTGTGGTCAATGATGAGCGCCTGCAGGATCGCGTAGAGGTGATCCTGGTCATTACCGGTTTAGGTTCCACAACCCTTGAGGAGACCCTCTCCCGTTTAGACACCAGGCAGACGCCCCTTGAACGGAAGGCTCCTGTCGCCTCCGAAAAATACGACTTCAATATGCCCGAATTCTTGACTGATGAGCCCATGCGGGAGGAAGTCTCAGTAGGCTCGAATGACCTGGATATTCCTGCCTTCCTGAGACGCGGTCGAAAGATTGATGTAAGGACCATTGGGTAA